The Coregonus clupeaformis isolate EN_2021a chromosome 3, ASM2061545v1, whole genome shotgun sequence genome includes a region encoding these proteins:
- the LOC121540947 gene encoding protein shisa-3 homolog, with product MVRLLNYLMLGYLTWNLRISDAQGEYCHGWLDSNGNYHEGFQCPEDFDTMDATVCCGSCSLRYCCAAVDARLDQGSCTNDREQENTEFAAQPIYVPFLMVGSIFVAFVVVGSLVAVYCCTCLRPKQPTQQPIRFPLRSCQAETIPMILTTAPPSLRTPSRQSSTATTSSSSAGGGSSVRRFSLGGQGQQQHGCLVSASASFSPSTPQPLLPPPPYTSPTACMPGGCQQPHPHPSAHPHPHAQLQLHQSMHPHQHPHPAQGTGFLLPQQYFIPLQPEPLSGAKGFADFGQS from the exons ATGGTGCGCCTGCTGAACTACCTCATGCTGGGGTACCTGACCTGGAATCTACGGATATCAGACGCACAAGGAGAGTACTGCCATGGGTGGCTGGACAGTAATGGAAATTACCACGAGGGCTTTCAGTGTCCGGAGGACTTTGACACCATGGACGCAACCGTGTGCTGCGGGTCTTGCTCCCTGCGGTACTGTTGCGCGGCCGTGGACGCACGGCTGGACCAGGGAAGCTGTACCAACGACAGAGAACAGGAGAACACGGAGTTTGCAGCGC AGCCCATCTACGTGCCCTTCCTGATGGTGGGCTCCATCTTCGTGGCCTTCGTGGTGGTGGGCTCCCTGGTTGCTGTCTACTGCTGCACCTGCCTGCGTCCTAAGCAGCCCACCCAGCAGCCTATCCGTTTCCCCCTGCGCAGCTGCCAGGCCGAGACCATCCCCATGATCCtgaccactgcgccacccagCCTGCGCACCCCCTCGCGCCAGTCCAGCACGGCCACCACCAGCTCCAGTTCGGCCGGTGGGGGCAGCTCGGTGCGCCGCTTCTCCCTCGGAGGTCAGGGGCAGCAGCAGCACGGGTGCTTGGTGTCAGCGTCTGCATCCTTCTCCCCCTCCACGCCCCAGCCGCTGCTGCCACCACCCCCCTACACCTCCCCCACGGCCTGCATGCCAGGCGGCTGCCAGCAACCCCATCCCCACCCCTCCGCCCACCCTCACCCCCATGCCCAGCTGCAGCTGCACCAGTCCATGCACCCACACCAACACCCACACCCGGCCCAGGGCACGGGCTTCCTGCTGCCCCAGCAGTACTTCATCCCCCTGCAGCCGGAGCCCTTGTCCGGGGCCAAGGGCTTTGCAGACTTTGGACAGAGCTGA